The sequence ACGCTGGTGTCCATCGACAGTGACACCGGGATGTCGTGGTGGCGCAACTGCCAGGTGGGTGGGTAACCCTGGCCGGCGCTCTGCTCACTCTCGGTCGAGACGGAGACCGAGCCGCCGGTCGCGGCGATCCGGTTGTACGAGTCCTGGGTGAGCGTCGCCGCGTGCACGTACACGGTCGACGGGGTCATGAACCCGTTTTCGTGCATCAGCCGGATGCCGTCGTCGTTGGTGGCTCCCCACACGCCCGCGTGGGTGGTCACCGCGACGCCCAGCTCCCGGGCCACCTCGAACGCGGCCCGCTCCGGGAAGGCGGGGTCGCCGGTGACGTCGAACGCCAACTGGAAGCCTGCCAGCTTGCCCCCGTCGAGGCGGCGGCGGTGGAAGTCGCGGAACTCCGGCGAGGTGGCCCACTCCCAGGGCCCCTGCTGGATGTTGCCGTAGGCGAGCACGAACCGACCGTCGATCGCCTCCAGGGCGTCCACGGCGGCGTCGGCGTGCTCGGGTGTCTGCAACCCGTGCGACCAGTCGACGGTGGTGGTGACGCCGGCGTCGATCGCCTCGATCGCGCCGAGCAGGTTGCCGGCGTAGACGTCCTCGGGCCGAAACAGCTTGCCCGACTCGAGGTAGTACCAGACGAAGTACTGGGTCAGGGTCCAGTCGGCGCCGTACCCGCGCATCGCGGTCTGCCACAGGTGCCGGTGGGTGTCGACCATGCCGGGCATGAGGATGCCGTCGGTGGCGTCGATCTCCAGGGCGTCGTCGGGTGCGGTGAGGCCGACGCCGACCTGCGCGATCCGGCCGCCGACGACCAGCACGTCGGCGCCGGGCAGCACCGTGTGCGCGTCGTCCATGGTGAGAACCAGGCCGTTACGGAAGACCACCGGCCGGTCGGTTGCGCTCATTCGCCACCCATTCCTTTCGGAGTACGAGGGGAATCCGGACCGTTGTCCGCTGTGCGGCCAGCCCGAGTGGCGCAAGTGTGGTCCCGGTCACCATTGGTGTCAAGAGTGTGGTTCCACGCGACAAACGCACCGTTGACACGCGTGGTGAGGTATCGCAAGCTGTCCCGGCGGACAGGTGTCCGCAGAACGGGCGGAAACATGGTGCAGCATTCGACAGGCCCACTGGCCGGCCTGCTCGTCGCGGACTTCTCCCGGATCCTCGCCGGGCCGTACGCGACGATGCTCCTGGCCGACCTGGGCGCCCAGGTGATCAAAGTGGAGAGCCCCGGGGGCGACGACACCCGCACCTGGATGCCGCCCACCCGCGACGGGGTCTCCACGTACTACCTCGGCATCAACCGCAACAAGCGGTCCGTCGCCCTGGATCTCAAGAAACCCGACGACCTGGCCGCCGCGCAGGAGTTGGCCCGCCGCGCCGACGTGCTGATCGAAAACTTCCGGCCCGGTGGCCTCGCCCGGTTCGGCCTCGACTACGACACCGTCACCGCGCACAACGACAAGATCGTGTACGCGAGCATCAGCGGCTTCGGCACCGGCGCCGGTAGGGACTTCCCCGGCTACGACCTCATGGTGCAGGCAATCTCGGGCCTGATGAGCCTCACCGGCGACCCGGACGGCTCGCCGTACCGGGCCGGGATCTCCGTCTTCGACGTGATGGCCGGGCTGCACGCGAGCATCGGCATCCTCGCCGCGTTGCACCACCGTGGCGAGACCGGACGAGGTCAGCACGTCGAGGTCAACCTGCTCAGCTCCGCCCTGTCCGGGTTGGTCAACCACTCCAGCGGCTACGTCGCCGGCGGCACCGTCCCGTTCCGGATGGGCAACGCGCACCCCAGCCTCTTCCCGTACGAGCCACTGCCCACCGCCGACGGCGAGCTGATCGTCATCGCCGGCAACGACGGGCAGTTCCGCAAGCTCTGCCAGGTGCTCGACCTGCCCGACCTGCCGGACGATCCGCGTTTCGGCCGCAACCAGGACCGCACGGCCAACCGCGAGCAGTTGCGGCCCCTGCTGGTCGAACGGCTCGCCAAGCGGACCACTGACGAGTGGTTCCGGGACCTGCTCGCCGCCGGCGTCCCCTGCGCGCCGATCAACACCATCGACGGTGGTGTGGCGCTCGCCGAGGAACTGGGGCTCGACCCGGTCGTCACCGTCGGCGACGTGCCCGGCGTCCGCAACCCCATCACCTTCTCCGACACCCCGGCCCGGTACGAGCTGCCGCCGCCGGGGCTCGACGAACACGGCGAGGAGATCCGCGCGTGGCTGAAGAACTGAGCTTCCCCACCGGAATCGGCACCTCCGACCCGACCACCATCTCCCTGCTCGGGCAGGACCTGGCCGCCGACCTGATGGGCACCGTGGGCTTCGGCGAGCTGGCGTACTGGCTGGTCGCCCGCCGGCGCCCCACCCCGGGTGAGGTACGGGTCTTCGAGGCGGTGCTGGTGGCCCTCGCCGACCACGGCTTCACCCCGACGGCGATCGCCGCCCGGCTGACGTACCTGTCCGCGCCCGAGTCGTTGCAGGGCGCGCTCGCAGCCGGCCTGCTCGGCGGCGGCTCCCGCTTCCTCGGCGTCACCGAGGACTGTGGACGCTTCCTCGCCGACACGCTCGCCCAGGTCGGCGAGGTGACCGACTACGACGCGGTGGCACTTGAGGCGGTCACCCGGGCCAAGCAGGAGCGTCGGCTGGTCCCCGGGCTCGGGCACCCGGTGCACAAGGAGCAGGACCCGCGCACCCCCGTGTTGATCAGGATCGCCACCGAGGAGGGTCTGCGCGGCCCGCACCTGCGGCTGTTCGAGGCGATCGGACGTGTGCACCCGCAGGTGCTCGGCCGCACCCTGCCGCTCAACGGCGCCGGAGTCTGCGGCGCGGCCCTCGCCGACCTCGGGCTCCCGGTCGAGATGCTGCGCGGGTTCGCTCTGCTGGCCCGCGCGGCGGGGCTGCTCGGGCACCTCGCCGAGGAGCGACGACGACCGCTCGGCATGGACATCTACCGCACCGTCGACCGCAACGCCGTCTACGAACCCTGACCCCCTCTTGCACCCCCGAAAGGAGTGGGAATGGCCTCCATCGTCGCGGTCATCGCCTCCACCCACCACCCCTTCTACTACCGGGCCAGCACGGCCACCGGCGAGGATCGACCACCGTTCGCCGACGAGTGGACCCGCAAGATCCTGGCGTTCCGGGAGACGTTGACCCGGGCCCGACCCGACGTGCTGGTGATGGTCGGCTCCGACCACTTCCACCAGCTCTGGCTGGACAACATGCCGCAGTTCCTGGTCGGCAAGGCGCCCCACTACGACGCCAACTGGTACAACGAGGAACGCGAGTTCGGGCTGCCCCGGATGCTGCTCACAGGCCAGGAGGACCTGTCCGGCCACATCCTGCGGGCCGGGCTCGACGCCGGGTTCGACCTCGCGTTCAGCAACGAGCTGCGCATCGACCACAGCATCACCTGCCCGATCATCACGCTGCGGCCCGAGGCCGACCTGCCGATCGTGCCGATCTACACCAACATCTTCGCGCCGCCGCTGCCGCAGCCGAAGCGCTTCGTCCAGCTCGGCCAGAGCATCCGCGACATCGTCGAGTCGTGGCCGTCGCACCTGCGGGTGGCCGTCATCGGCACCGGCCACCTCTCGCTGGAGCTGGGCGGCCCCCGGCAGTTCGGCCCGCACGGCCCGGACCCGGAGTTCGACCAGCGGGCCGTCGAGTGGATCGCCAACGGCGACCTGGACGAGTGCCTGCGCGAGGTCACCCTGGACAGCCTGCACTCACCGGGCAACGCCACCCACGGCTTCATGGACTTCATGCTGATGATGGGTGTGGCCGGTGCCGGCGTGAAGGCCGACTACGTCGACACCCTCGATCTGTTCCACACCATGGAGGCGTACTTCACCTGGTACCCGAACGGAGCGCCGTCGTGAGCAAGTACCTGCTGAACAAGTTCCTCTTCATGGTCGACCGGGACCCGGAGCTGGTCGAGCGCTACCGCAGCGAGCCACGCGAGCTGGTCGCCTGGTGGGAGGCCGAGTGCGCCAACACGGTGCTGAACTGCCACACCGGCGAGGCGAGCACCTGGCTGCGCTTCGACGACGTGGAGCGCGAGGCGTTGGCCACCCACGACCACGTGAAGCTCTTCGAGTTGGGCGCGCACCCGTTCCTCACCCTGACCCTCTTCATCGCCCTCTTCGAGCGGGACAACACCGAACCGCTGGAATACCAGAAGTCCTTTGGCGCGCGGCTGGCCCACTTCTCGATGCCCTACCCGGACATCGCGACGTGATCCGCGCGGCAGTGCTCACCGCCTGCGGCACCGCACCGACGATCGCCGAGCGGCCGGCGCCCGTGCCGGTCGACGGTGCGGTGTCGATCACCGTCGAGGCCGTGCCGATCACCCCGCTGGACGTGCTCTGCGCCAGCGGCACCAGCTACTTCGGACCGCCGAGCACCCCGTACGTGCCGGGTGTGCAGGGGGTCGGTCGGCTCGCCGACGGCACCGCGGTCTGGTTCGGCACGTCGGCCGGGATGCGCTCCGGTGTCGACGGCAGCATGGCGACGACGGTCACCGTGCCGACCGTCGACGTGGTGACGCTGCCGGCCGGCGTACCGCTGACAGTGCTCGCGGCCCTCGGCCTCTCCGCGGTCGCCGCGCACGCGGCGCTGACCCACGCCGGCGGCCTGGCGGCTGGCGACCAGGTCATCGTGCTCGGCGCCGGGGGTGTGGTCGGGCAGGCCGCCGTTCAACTCGCCCTGCTCGGCGGCGCCCGCCGCGTCATCGCCGTGGCCCGGTCGGCCGCGGCACGGGCCCGCGCCGAGGAGCTCGGCGCCGCCGTCGCCGTCCCGTTGCTCCCCGACGACGATGTCGCGTCGATGGCCGACCGGCTGCGCCACGCCGCCGACGGGCCGGTCGACCTCGTCCTCGACCCGGTCTTCGGTGTCCCGGCCGCGGCGGCGCTGCGGGTGCTGCGCCCGGGTGGGCGGCTGGTCAACCTGGGCAGCGCGGCCGGCGCGACAGCGCCCATCGAGTCCGCCGTGCTGCGCAGCGGCGCACTGCGGATGATCGGCTACACCAACAACGGGTTGTCGACAGCCGAGCGGGCCGCGGCGCTGACAGTGGTAGCCGGCCACGCGGCGGCCGGCCGGCTCACCGTCGACCACGAGATCGTGCCGTTCGACGCCATAGCGGACGCCTGGGCCCGGCAGGACGGCGGCAGCACCGCCGGCCGGATCGTCCTCGCGCTCTGAGGGGGCCGGGCCCCAGCCAGGGATCGCGGAACCCTGGATAAACCGCACCTGGTTGGGGTTCCGGCACGGTGTGACGGTCGGTGCATGACACCTTCCACCTACACCGTCGCCGGCCACTGGATCGGTGGCGAGACCGTCACCGGCTCCGCCGGCACCCTTCCCGTCGTCAACCCGGCCACCGGCGAGGTCGTCGCCGAGACCCCGGCCGGCACCGCCGCCGACGTCGACCGCGCCGTCGCCGCTGCCCGGGCCGCCTTTCCGGCCTGGTCGGCGACCACTCCACAGCACCGGGCGGACGTGCTGCGCCGCCTCGGCGCTGGCCTGGCCGCCCGCACGGAGGAGATCGCCCAGGCGATCACCGCCGAGATGGGCTCCCCGATCGGTATGTCCCGGACCGCCCAGGTCGCCTTCCCGGCCGCGGTGGTCGAGTCCATCGCCGGCCTGGCCGACGACTTCGCCTGGACCGAGGAGGTCGGCAACTCGCTGATCGTCCGCGAGCCGATCGGCGTGGTCGGCGCGATCACACCGTGGAACTTCCCTCTTCAGCAGATCGTCTCCAAGCTGGCCCCGGCACTGCTCGCCGGCAACACGATGGTCTTCAAGCCGTCCGAGAACGCGCCGCTGACAGCGCGCATCCTCGCCGAGGTCGCCGCCGAGGCCGGCGTACCGGCGGGTGTCTTCAACGTCGTCTACGGCACCGGCGCGACAGTCGGCGAGGCGATCTCCGCCCACCCGGACATCGACATGATCTCGTTCACCGGCTCCACCCGGGCCGGGCAGCGGATCTCCGCGGTGGCCGCCGCGACCGTCAAGCGGGTCGCGCTGGAGCTGGGCGGCAAGGGCGCGAACATCATCCTCGACGACGCCGACCTGCCCGCCGCTGTCGAGCGGGGCGTGATGATGGCGTTCAGCAACGGCGGTCAGGTCTGCGGCGCGTGGCCGCGGATGCTGGTGCCCGCCTCCCGTCAAGACGAGGCCGTGGCGTTGGCCGTCGAGGCCGCGAAGCAGTACACCGTCGGCGACCCGGGCGACGAGACCACCCGGATCGGCCCGCTGGCGTCCGAGACCCACCGGCAGAAGGTCGTCGGCTACATCGAGCGGGGCATCGCCGACGGGGCGCGGCTCGTGTTCGGCGGCCCGGAGCGACCCGAAGGGCTGCCCGTCGGGGCCTACGTCCAGCCGACGATCTTCGCCGACGTCGACCCGACCTCCGCGATCGCCCAGGAGGAGATCTTCGGCCCGGTGCTGACGATCATCCCCTACGCCGACGAGGAGGAGGCCGTGTCCATCGCCAACGGCACGCTGTACGGCCTGACCAGCGGCGTCTTCGGTGAGCCGGAGCACGCACTGGCGATCGCCCGGCGGCTGCGCGTGGGCCAGGTCGACGTGAACGCCGGCCACTGGAACCCGCTGGCCCCGTTCGGCGGTTACAAGCACTCCGGCAACGGCCGCGAGTTCGGCCGGCTGGGCCTGGAGGAGTTCCTGGAGACCAAGTCCATCCAGCGCTGACCGCCCGCCCGCAGCCCCAAGATCGTGCTGGATCGTGAAGGTGGTGGCCTCGGAAGCCCCACACCACTACCAGTGCGATCTTGGGCGGGCGGAACACCCTGCCGGGTCTCCCCTGTTGCACCCGATGCGCCGGTCGACAGCCGGCACCCACCGATCGGAGACACCGTGGACCGCGCCCAACTCGCCAGCTTCCTGCGTACCCGCCGGGAGGCGCTCCAGCCCGAGGACGTCGGTTTGCCCCGGGGCCCGCGTCGGCGCACCGGAGGGCTACGGCGCGAGGAAGTCGCCACGTTGAGTGGGATGTCCACCGACTACTACAGCCGGTTGGAGCAGCAGCGCGGGCCGCACCCATCGGAGCAGATGCTCGCCGCCCTCGCTCGTGGCCTGCGGCTCTCCCTCGCCGAACGGGATCACCTGTTCCAGCTCGCCGGTCACGCCGTTCCGCGCCGGGCGGTGCGGGCCGACCACGTGAACCCGGGAATGATGCGGATCCTCGACCGGATGCACGACACCCCGGCCCAGGTGGTGAACCATCTCGGCGAGACCCTGGCGCAGACCGCGCCGGCCGTCGCCCTGCTCGGTGACGAGACCCGGTACACCGGGTTGGCACGCAGCGCACATCACCGCTGGTTCACCGACCCGACGGCACGGCAGCTGCACCCCGAGGAGGACCACGAGACGCAGAGTCGCCTGCTCGTGGCGCACCTGCACGCCTCGTACACCCGCGACGGCCGGGGTTCGCGGGCGGCGGCACTCGTCAACGACCTGCTCGCCAAGAGCCCGGAGTTCAGCCGCCTGTGGCAGGAGCACCCGGTACCCGGCGGCTACTGCCCGCCGAAGCACTTCCTGCACCCCGAGGTGGGGCCGATGGAGCTGCACTGCCAGACGCTGGTGGACCCGGATGAGTCCCAGACGCTGCTGGTCTTCACCGCCGTGCCCGGGTCGGAGAGCGACGACAAGTTGCGGCTGCTCTCCGTCATCGGAGGCCAGCTCGTCTGACCGCTCAGCAGGACCCGCCGTCACATGTAGGTGAGGCTGATCCAGAACGCCCCGGCAGAGGCCACGAGAAGACCGCCGAGAGCACCTCCCGTCAGGACCAGCGCTGGGGCGAGCCGTAGACGGACACGCAGTAGGAGGTACACGCCGATGGCGACGATGAAGGCGATCACGGCGAGGTAGACCACGAACAGGGCACTCGCGGTGATCACGATCGTCGCGCCGGCGGCGAGCAGGCCCGCCCACCGGGCACCGAGCTCGCGACGGAAGACAAGATAGGTGACAGCGCCGCTGAAGAGGGCGACGAACATCAGCGCTGCGGGCAACGCGAGCCTGGCGAGCATGAGCATGAGCAGGAAGCTCGCGGCGAGGGCAGCCGCCACGCCAACGGCGGCCAGAGCAGCCCGTTGTGCGCCGCGCTCACGCAGCAGAACCAGGTAGGCAACGGCGCCGCCGAACACGACTGCACCACCAATAAAGATCATGAGATTCAGGTCCACGGTTTTCCTTCGACGGGGAACGAGCGGTCGTCGTCGCGCTAGACGCTTGGCGCGCGTGACAGCCTGGCGACCGCCGCCCGCCACGCCGGAACCCCCGCCCGAACGTGACATGAACACGCGAGCACGACTTCCACATGACCCAGGACGAGAAGCTACGGCTGCTTTCCCTCATCGGGTCTGGTCCCGGCGTTGGGCGCGCCGAGGTAGCGGGCCGGGCTGACGCC comes from Micromonospora vinacea and encodes:
- a CDS encoding CaiB/BaiF CoA transferase family protein; the protein is MVQHSTGPLAGLLVADFSRILAGPYATMLLADLGAQVIKVESPGGDDTRTWMPPTRDGVSTYYLGINRNKRSVALDLKKPDDLAAAQELARRADVLIENFRPGGLARFGLDYDTVTAHNDKIVYASISGFGTGAGRDFPGYDLMVQAISGLMSLTGDPDGSPYRAGISVFDVMAGLHASIGILAALHHRGETGRGQHVEVNLLSSALSGLVNHSSGYVAGGTVPFRMGNAHPSLFPYEPLPTADGELIVIAGNDGQFRKLCQVLDLPDLPDDPRFGRNQDRTANREQLRPLLVERLAKRTTDEWFRDLLAAGVPCAPINTIDGGVALAEELGLDPVVTVGDVPGVRNPITFSDTPARYELPPPGLDEHGEEIRAWLKN
- a CDS encoding aldehyde dehydrogenase family protein — translated: MTPSTYTVAGHWIGGETVTGSAGTLPVVNPATGEVVAETPAGTAADVDRAVAAARAAFPAWSATTPQHRADVLRRLGAGLAARTEEIAQAITAEMGSPIGMSRTAQVAFPAAVVESIAGLADDFAWTEEVGNSLIVREPIGVVGAITPWNFPLQQIVSKLAPALLAGNTMVFKPSENAPLTARILAEVAAEAGVPAGVFNVVYGTGATVGEAISAHPDIDMISFTGSTRAGQRISAVAAATVKRVALELGGKGANIILDDADLPAAVERGVMMAFSNGGQVCGAWPRMLVPASRQDEAVALAVEAAKQYTVGDPGDETTRIGPLASETHRQKVVGYIERGIADGARLVFGGPERPEGLPVGAYVQPTIFADVDPTSAIAQEEIFGPVLTIIPYADEEEAVSIANGTLYGLTSGVFGEPEHALAIARRLRVGQVDVNAGHWNPLAPFGGYKHSGNGREFGRLGLEEFLETKSIQR
- a CDS encoding citryl-CoA lyase; protein product: MAEELSFPTGIGTSDPTTISLLGQDLAADLMGTVGFGELAYWLVARRRPTPGEVRVFEAVLVALADHGFTPTAIAARLTYLSAPESLQGALAAGLLGGGSRFLGVTEDCGRFLADTLAQVGEVTDYDAVALEAVTRAKQERRLVPGLGHPVHKEQDPRTPVLIRIATEEGLRGPHLRLFEAIGRVHPQVLGRTLPLNGAGVCGAALADLGLPVEMLRGFALLARAAGLLGHLAEERRRPLGMDIYRTVDRNAVYEP
- a CDS encoding extradiol ring-cleavage dioxygenase; amino-acid sequence: MASIVAVIASTHHPFYYRASTATGEDRPPFADEWTRKILAFRETLTRARPDVLVMVGSDHFHQLWLDNMPQFLVGKAPHYDANWYNEEREFGLPRMLLTGQEDLSGHILRAGLDAGFDLAFSNELRIDHSITCPIITLRPEADLPIVPIYTNIFAPPLPQPKRFVQLGQSIRDIVESWPSHLRVAVIGTGHLSLELGGPRQFGPHGPDPEFDQRAVEWIANGDLDECLREVTLDSLHSPGNATHGFMDFMLMMGVAGAGVKADYVDTLDLFHTMEAYFTWYPNGAPS
- a CDS encoding quinone oxidoreductase family protein; amino-acid sequence: MIRAAVLTACGTAPTIAERPAPVPVDGAVSITVEAVPITPLDVLCASGTSYFGPPSTPYVPGVQGVGRLADGTAVWFGTSAGMRSGVDGSMATTVTVPTVDVVTLPAGVPLTVLAALGLSAVAAHAALTHAGGLAAGDQVIVLGAGGVVGQAAVQLALLGGARRVIAVARSAAARARAEELGAAVAVPLLPDDDVASMADRLRHAADGPVDLVLDPVFGVPAAAALRVLRPGGRLVNLGSAAGATAPIESAVLRSGALRMIGYTNNGLSTAERAAALTVVAGHAAAGRLTVDHEIVPFDAIADAWARQDGGSTAGRIVLAL
- a CDS encoding amidohydrolase family protein — its product is MSATDRPVVFRNGLVLTMDDAHTVLPGADVLVVGGRIAQVGVGLTAPDDALEIDATDGILMPGMVDTHRHLWQTAMRGYGADWTLTQYFVWYYLESGKLFRPEDVYAGNLLGAIEAIDAGVTTTVDWSHGLQTPEHADAAVDALEAIDGRFVLAYGNIQQGPWEWATSPEFRDFHRRRLDGGKLAGFQLAFDVTGDPAFPERAAFEVARELGVAVTTHAGVWGATNDDGIRLMHENGFMTPSTVYVHAATLTQDSYNRIAATGGSVSVSTESEQSAGQGYPPTWQLRHHDIPVSLSMDTSVWWSGDLFSAMRSTLGADRSREHLEAHAKQETITHCHLRAEQVVEWATRGGARALGMDATIGALTPGRQADIVLIKNDASPAMFPILHPHGHVVFQAQRADVHTVLVDGRVVKRDGRLVGVDLAAARARVAATIDHLRETMGEEAWQRGMNPDVPETAILENPYQYTEWDAGSAQWKH
- a CDS encoding helix-turn-helix transcriptional regulator, whose amino-acid sequence is MDRAQLASFLRTRREALQPEDVGLPRGPRRRTGGLRREEVATLSGMSTDYYSRLEQQRGPHPSEQMLAALARGLRLSLAERDHLFQLAGHAVPRRAVRADHVNPGMMRILDRMHDTPAQVVNHLGETLAQTAPAVALLGDETRYTGLARSAHHRWFTDPTARQLHPEEDHETQSRLLVAHLHASYTRDGRGSRAAALVNDLLAKSPEFSRLWQEHPVPGGYCPPKHFLHPEVGPMELHCQTLVDPDESQTLLVFTAVPGSESDDKLRLLSVIGGQLV